From a single Ensifer adhaerens genomic region:
- a CDS encoding DNA-binding transcriptional response regulator, NtrC family, contains REC, AAA-type ATPase, and a Fis-type DNA-binding domains, translating to MSNASTTVLVVDDEPRSLEAIRRVLSDEFEVICAKNAAEAEAVLEGELVQILLCDQRMPGESGVTFLKRARERWPETIRLIISGYTDSDDIIDGVNKAGIYRYITKPWNPDELTACMRECADLWRLQHQAGEVSVEAKPQSDLLQKAVSDKRRVERSKYGFDRLIHVDGSPVAEAISLAKRAADYDVSVLITGASGTGKELLARAIHHQSARADKPFVIENCGALPDDLLESELFGCKKGAFTGAYQDRIGLFELADSGTIFLDEIGETSPAFQVKLLRVLQEGEIRPLGAQRTRKVNVRVIAATNRDLLAEVAAGRFRRDLYYRVAAFPIHMPALKDRAGDIMAIAGQTLMQINQAFGREISGFHPRTLELMSAYGWPGNVRELHNEIQRMVVLSPGNEPLPDRLLSPAIRNGAAAGPASEPAQAGQQLKDIVAVVEKAAIEASLARHAGNISRTADELGLSRVGLRAKMDRYDLRRDTDDETD from the coding sequence GTGAGCAATGCCAGCACGACGGTTCTGGTGGTCGATGACGAACCGCGTTCGCTGGAGGCGATCCGGCGCGTGCTTTCCGACGAGTTCGAGGTCATCTGCGCCAAGAATGCCGCGGAAGCCGAGGCCGTGCTCGAGGGCGAGCTGGTGCAGATCCTGCTCTGCGACCAGCGCATGCCCGGCGAATCCGGCGTCACGTTTCTCAAGCGCGCCCGCGAGCGCTGGCCGGAAACGATCCGCCTGATCATTTCCGGCTATACCGACAGCGACGACATCATCGACGGCGTCAACAAGGCCGGCATCTATCGCTACATCACCAAGCCGTGGAACCCGGACGAGCTCACCGCCTGCATGCGCGAATGCGCGGACCTGTGGCGGCTGCAGCATCAGGCGGGCGAGGTCAGCGTCGAGGCCAAGCCGCAGAGCGACCTGCTGCAGAAGGCCGTGTCCGACAAGCGGCGGGTGGAACGCAGCAAATACGGCTTCGACCGGCTCATTCATGTCGACGGAAGCCCGGTCGCGGAGGCCATATCGCTCGCGAAACGCGCCGCCGATTACGATGTCTCGGTGCTGATCACGGGAGCCTCCGGCACCGGCAAGGAGCTGCTGGCGCGCGCCATCCACCACCAGTCTGCCCGCGCCGACAAACCCTTTGTCATCGAAAACTGCGGCGCGCTCCCCGACGATCTCTTGGAAAGCGAACTGTTCGGCTGCAAGAAGGGTGCGTTCACCGGCGCTTACCAGGACCGGATCGGCCTTTTTGAACTCGCCGATAGCGGCACGATCTTTCTGGACGAGATCGGCGAGACCTCGCCGGCCTTTCAGGTGAAGCTGCTGCGCGTGCTTCAGGAGGGCGAGATCAGGCCGCTCGGGGCACAGCGCACCCGCAAGGTCAATGTCCGGGTGATTGCCGCCACAAACCGCGATCTTCTGGCCGAGGTCGCTGCCGGACGCTTCCGCCGCGACCTCTATTACCGCGTCGCCGCCTTTCCGATCCACATGCCGGCGTTGAAGGATCGTGCCGGCGACATCATGGCCATTGCCGGTCAGACGCTGATGCAGATCAATCAGGCCTTCGGGCGGGAAATCTCCGGCTTTCATCCCCGCACGCTGGAGCTGATGTCGGCCTATGGCTGGCCCGGCAATGTGCGCGAGCTGCACAACGAGATCCAGCGCATGGTCGTCCTTTCGCCGGGCAATGAACCGCTGCCGGACCGGCTGCTGTCGCCGGCGATCCGCAACGGCGCGGCGGCTGGCCCGGCGAGTGAGCCGGCGCAGGCCGGTCAGCAGTTGAAGGACATCGTTGCGGTGGTCGAGAAGGCGGCCATCGAGGCGAGCCTTGCCCGCCATGCCGGCAATATCAGCCGCACGGCGGACGAATTGGGCTTGTCTCGTGTCGGGCTGAGAGCCAAGATGGATCGTTACGATCTGCGGCGCGACACGGATGACGAGACTGATTGA
- a CDS encoding hydrogenase nickel incorporation protein HypB: MCTVCGCGTDPVIDDGTEKGAAGHKHDHHHHDHDHHDGHGHSHSHSHGHSHSHAHGGHDHHHHHGHDHDHGHHHDHHDHDHVHHEDGASHYGKGIAGVHVPGMSQEKIIQVERDILSKNDRLAAANRAHLAQRGIFALNFVSSPGSGKTTLLARMIRELKERIEITVIEGDQQTSNDAMRIREAGARAVQINTGKGCHLDAHMVGHAIETLEPAENSVLFIENVGNLVCPAAFDLGEAHKVAVLSVTEGEDKPLKYPDMFAAADIMVLNKSDLLPYLDFNTGLCIANAMRVNPKLQTFIVSARTGEGMEALYAWLEASAARRAASAKVA, encoded by the coding sequence ATGTGTACGGTTTGCGGATGCGGGACCGATCCCGTGATCGATGACGGAACGGAAAAGGGTGCGGCCGGTCACAAGCATGACCATCACCACCATGATCATGACCATCATGATGGGCACGGCCACAGCCATTCGCACAGTCATGGCCATAGCCACTCCCACGCGCATGGCGGGCATGATCACCACCATCACCATGGGCACGATCATGACCACGGCCACCATCATGATCACCACGACCACGATCATGTGCATCACGAGGATGGCGCGTCGCATTACGGCAAAGGTATCGCGGGCGTGCATGTGCCGGGCATGAGCCAGGAAAAGATCATCCAGGTCGAGCGCGACATTCTCTCGAAAAACGACCGACTGGCCGCCGCCAATCGCGCGCATCTCGCGCAGCGCGGCATTTTCGCGCTCAATTTTGTCTCCAGCCCCGGATCCGGCAAGACGACGCTGCTTGCCCGCATGATCCGCGAGCTGAAGGAGCGCATCGAGATCACCGTGATCGAAGGCGACCAGCAGACCTCCAACGATGCCATGCGCATTCGCGAGGCCGGCGCGCGCGCCGTGCAGATCAATACCGGCAAGGGCTGCCACCTCGACGCCCATATGGTGGGCCATGCCATCGAGACGCTGGAGCCGGCGGAAAACTCCGTTCTCTTCATAGAGAATGTTGGAAATCTCGTCTGTCCCGCCGCCTTCGATCTCGGCGAGGCGCACAAGGTGGCCGTGCTTTCCGTCACCGAGGGCGAGGACAAGCCGCTGAAATATCCCGACATGTTCGCCGCCGCCGATATCATGGTGCTGAACAAGTCCGACCTTCTGCCGTATCTCGATTTCAACACCGGGCTCTGCATCGCCAATGCGATGCGGGTGAATCCGAAGCTCCAGACCTTCATCGTCTCGGCGCGCACCGGCGAGGGCATGGAGGCGCTCTATGCCTGGCTCGAAGCCTCCGCCGCGCGCCGGGCGGCTTCCGCGAAGGTCGCCTGA
- a CDS encoding hydrogenase expression/formation protein HypC, translated as MCLAIPVQVKEVLPDNMAKVTLDGVSKIVSTALVDDVQVGDYLVLHVGYALAKIDPEEAERTLELIREAALGEVA; from the coding sequence ATGTGCCTAGCCATTCCCGTCCAGGTGAAGGAAGTGCTGCCCGACAACATGGCCAAGGTGACGCTGGACGGGGTGTCCAAGATCGTCTCCACCGCGCTCGTCGATGACGTGCAGGTGGGCGATTATCTGGTGCTGCATGTCGGCTATGCGCTGGCCAAGATCGATCCGGAGGAAGCCGAGCGCACGCTGGAACTGATCCGTGAAGCCGCATTGGGAGAGGTGGCATGA
- a CDS encoding hydrogenase expression/formation protein HypE, with protein sequence MNIAVVKPTRRKLDLRNGRVDLSHGAGGRAMGQLIEDIFHSAFDNDWLRAGNDQSAFAVPAGRMVMTTDGYVVSPLFFPGGNIGSLAVHGTINDVAMSGAKPLYLSASFIIEEGFPLADLAKIADTMGAASREAGVPIITGDTKVVERGKADGVFISTAGVGILPAGIDMRSNAARPGDCVIVSGSIGDHGVAVMSKRENLEFDTDILSDTAALHTLTAAMVAVGGQSIRLMRDPTRGGIAATLNEIAHQSSVGFRIDEEKIPLKPEVAAACEFLGLDPLNVANEGKLVAIVAPEAADAVLAAMLAHPLGGESALIGHVVEDPHCFVQMETSFGGGRIVDWLSGEQLPRIC encoded by the coding sequence ATGAATATCGCCGTCGTGAAGCCGACAAGGCGCAAGCTCGATCTCCGCAACGGCCGCGTCGATCTCTCGCATGGCGCGGGCGGGCGGGCCATGGGGCAGCTGATCGAGGATATCTTTCACTCCGCCTTCGACAATGACTGGCTGCGCGCAGGCAACGACCAGTCGGCCTTTGCCGTGCCAGCGGGGCGCATGGTGATGACGACGGATGGGTATGTCGTCTCGCCGCTCTTCTTCCCCGGCGGTAATATCGGGTCGCTCGCCGTTCATGGCACGATCAACGATGTCGCGATGTCGGGGGCGAAACCGCTCTATCTTTCGGCCAGCTTCATCATCGAGGAGGGTTTTCCGCTCGCAGACCTTGCGAAGATCGCCGACACGATGGGTGCGGCCTCGCGCGAGGCGGGCGTGCCGATCATCACCGGCGACACGAAGGTGGTCGAGCGTGGCAAGGCCGATGGCGTCTTCATCTCGACCGCCGGCGTCGGCATCCTGCCCGCCGGCATCGACATGCGCTCGAATGCCGCGCGGCCGGGCGATTGCGTCATCGTGTCCGGCTCGATCGGCGATCATGGCGTGGCCGTTATGTCGAAGCGGGAGAATCTGGAATTCGACACGGATATCCTTTCCGACACGGCCGCACTCCACACGCTGACGGCGGCGATGGTGGCCGTGGGCGGGCAGTCCATCCGACTGATGCGCGACCCGACGCGCGGCGGCATTGCCGCAACGCTGAACGAAATCGCCCATCAATCCTCCGTCGGCTTCCGCATTGACGAGGAAAAAATTCCTTTGAAGCCCGAAGTGGCGGCGGCCTGCGAATTCCTGGGTCTCGATCCGCTGAACGTTGCCAACGAAGGCAAGCTCGTGGCCATCGTGGCACCGGAAGCTGCTGACGCTGTGCTCGCGGCCATGCTCGCCCATCCGCTGGGCGGAGAGTCGGCGCTGATCGGCCATGTCGTGGAAGATCCGCATTGTTTCGTGCAGATGGAAACCTCCTTCGGCGGCGGGCGCATTGTCGACTGGCTGTCGGGCGAGCAATTGCCGCGGATATGCTGA
- a CDS encoding hydrogenase maturation protein HypF codes for MANRLTIIDAEAGERTIRRFRLRVRGVVQGVGFRPFAFALARQMGLSGFVLNDNAGVLIEVEGEGADGFARVVAADAPPLARIDAIEAEEIDANGLPGFEIRESVAGKSATRIGADAATCRECLDELFDPRSRFFHYPFVNCTHCGPRLTITRRLPYDRAQTSMADFAMCPDCRADYENPLNRRFHAEPVACPACGPKLSHSVAEIAQAIRAGKIVALKGIGGFHLLCDAENASAIATLRQRKARDEKPFAVMLRDIAAARHFADLTDAETALLESPAHPIVLATSRGNLPQGIAPGLNRLGVMLAYAPVHHLLLAALEEGGKVPVLVATSANPGGEPLVASNEDAQRRLSGIADLVVTHDRDIVVRADDSVMQIVAGAPAYLRRARGFVPEPVDLGSDGPSIIALGSDLKNTICVTRGHEAFLSQHIGGLDNSEAIRFQRETVAHLCSILDVTPDYAACDLHPDFRSVRLAETLDLPLIRVQHHVAHIAAVAAEHHLDGAVTGLALDGHGYGPGGAIWGGERIDLDGAVWTHKGGLRPLPLAGGDKAAREPWRMGVGTLHQGAREDLARALFASHPMAEKLISLFGLGMRVGLTSSMGRLFDAAAAIAGVRLIQHYEGQAAMEFEAMVSAPEALAGGYSIDGGQLDFMPLLVHLAENRLTGVEAANLFHGTLITGLADWIAATRSPQDQGRVVLSGGCIMNRVLTEGLVNRLEDQGLTVFLPRLAPANDGGIALGQIAFARHVIKTEKPHSEEIETCA; via the coding sequence ATGGCGAACCGGCTCACCATCATTGACGCCGAGGCCGGGGAGCGGACGATCCGCCGCTTCCGCCTGCGCGTCCGGGGCGTTGTGCAGGGCGTCGGGTTCCGGCCCTTCGCCTTCGCGCTCGCCCGGCAGATGGGGCTCTCCGGTTTCGTGCTGAACGACAATGCCGGCGTGCTGATCGAAGTGGAAGGCGAGGGCGCGGACGGGTTCGCCCGCGTGGTCGCGGCCGATGCCCCGCCGCTGGCACGGATCGATGCGATCGAGGCGGAGGAGATTGACGCGAACGGCCTGCCCGGCTTCGAAATCCGCGAAAGCGTTGCGGGTAAGAGCGCTACGCGCATCGGCGCGGATGCTGCCACCTGCCGGGAATGTCTCGATGAGCTTTTCGATCCGAGGAGCCGTTTCTTTCACTACCCCTTCGTCAATTGCACCCATTGCGGCCCGCGCCTGACGATCACCCGGCGCTTGCCATACGATCGCGCGCAGACCTCGATGGCGGACTTTGCGATGTGCCCCGACTGTCGCGCCGATTATGAAAACCCGCTCAACCGCCGTTTCCATGCCGAGCCGGTGGCCTGTCCCGCCTGTGGGCCGAAGCTGAGCCACTCGGTCGCCGAGATCGCGCAGGCGATCCGTGCCGGAAAGATCGTCGCGCTGAAAGGGATTGGCGGCTTTCATCTGCTCTGCGACGCGGAAAACGCAAGCGCGATTGCAACGCTGCGGCAGCGCAAGGCACGGGATGAAAAGCCGTTTGCCGTCATGCTGCGCGACATTGCCGCCGCCCGCCACTTTGCAGATCTGACGGATGCGGAAACGGCGCTGCTGGAAAGCCCGGCCCATCCGATCGTGCTGGCCACAAGCCGGGGGAACCTGCCGCAGGGCATCGCGCCGGGGCTGAACCGGCTCGGCGTCATGCTGGCCTATGCGCCCGTGCATCATCTCCTGCTGGCAGCGCTGGAGGAGGGCGGTAAGGTCCCGGTTCTCGTCGCCACCAGCGCCAATCCCGGCGGCGAGCCGTTGGTTGCGTCGAATGAGGATGCGCAGCGCCGGCTGTCTGGCATTGCCGATCTTGTCGTTACCCATGACCGCGACATCGTCGTGCGCGCCGATGATAGCGTCATGCAGATTGTCGCGGGCGCACCGGCCTATCTGCGCCGCGCCCGTGGTTTCGTGCCGGAGCCGGTCGATCTCGGTTCGGATGGACCATCGATCATTGCGCTCGGCAGCGACCTGAAGAACACGATCTGCGTGACGCGCGGGCACGAGGCCTTTCTGTCGCAGCATATCGGCGGGCTCGACAATTCGGAGGCGATCCGTTTCCAGCGCGAAACGGTGGCGCATCTCTGTTCCATCCTCGATGTCACCCCGGACTACGCGGCCTGCGACCTCCATCCCGATTTCCGTTCGGTGCGGCTGGCGGAAACGCTGGACCTGCCGCTGATCCGCGTTCAGCACCATGTCGCCCATATCGCCGCCGTGGCCGCCGAACATCATCTCGATGGCGCCGTCACAGGTCTCGCACTCGACGGGCATGGATATGGGCCGGGCGGCGCGATCTGGGGTGGCGAGCGCATCGATCTCGATGGCGCCGTCTGGACACACAAAGGCGGGCTTCGCCCTCTGCCGCTCGCCGGTGGCGACAAGGCGGCGCGCGAGCCGTGGCGCATGGGCGTCGGCACGCTTCATCAGGGGGCGCGCGAAGATCTCGCCCGTGCGCTGTTTGCGAGCCACCCCATGGCGGAGAAGCTGATTTCGCTCTTCGGCCTTGGCATGCGCGTGGGTCTCACCTCCAGCATGGGCCGGCTTTTCGATGCCGCAGCGGCGATTGCCGGCGTGCGCCTTATCCAGCATTACGAAGGGCAGGCGGCGATGGAATTCGAGGCGATGGTGAGCGCACCGGAGGCGCTGGCTGGTGGCTACAGCATTGATGGCGGCCAGCTCGATTTCATGCCGCTGCTGGTTCATCTGGCGGAAAACCGCCTCACCGGCGTTGAGGCCGCCAACCTCTTTCACGGCACGTTGATTACCGGGCTTGCCGACTGGATCGCGGCGACGCGCAGCCCGCAGGATCAGGGCCGCGTCGTGCTTTCCGGTGGCTGCATCATGAACCGTGTGCTGACAGAAGGGTTGGTGAACCGCCTTGAGGATCAGGGCCTCACCGTGTTCCTGCCCCGCCTGGCCCCCGCCAACGACGGCGGAATTGCGCTGGGACAAATCGCGTTCGCGCGCCACGTCATAAAAACAGAAAAACCGCATTCGGAGGAGATCGAGACATGTGCCTAG
- a CDS encoding Nickel-dependent hydrogenase, which translates to MNTPLAAGSVAISVSLARDAVCAVEVKSARPPALARLFEGRAPSEAPRLAGQIFSLCGFAQATASRLALARAGVEAISETDRTFAAAGLLAERIFETLRPLVMQWPGKLTATAQASAGQHLREALKASRAIIGLAEAGWESPRVLADARDALRQAASAIGVPASGGDPVKGSLLETISLDLARDDVFPRRPVEALDGQDDDEVVGLLVKAETYAQRPSLPGRVIETGAYSRMRQRQTSDAGRALSARLSARIADLSASLCQLDAITEGRAVELDALMCDGVASGHGYGAVECARGRLYHAARLDAEDRIAQYRILAPTEWNFHPAGPFVETLLSTRIGAGDMARLRIAKLAALFDPCVAFDITVKEIAHA; encoded by the coding sequence ATGAACACGCCGCTTGCCGCAGGCTCCGTCGCCATTTCCGTCAGCCTCGCCCGCGATGCGGTCTGCGCTGTCGAGGTCAAGAGCGCCCGTCCGCCAGCGCTGGCGCGTCTCTTCGAAGGCCGGGCGCCGTCGGAAGCCCCGCGGCTCGCCGGACAGATCTTCTCGCTCTGCGGCTTTGCGCAGGCAACCGCGTCAAGGCTCGCGCTGGCACGGGCAGGCGTGGAAGCCATCAGCGAGACGGACCGGACCTTTGCCGCCGCGGGCCTGCTCGCGGAGCGCATTTTCGAAACCCTGCGCCCGCTGGTCATGCAATGGCCGGGCAAGCTCACCGCGACGGCGCAGGCCTCGGCGGGTCAGCATCTGCGCGAAGCATTGAAGGCCTCCCGTGCCATCATCGGCCTGGCAGAGGCCGGATGGGAAAGTCCACGTGTGCTCGCCGATGCCCGCGATGCCCTGCGCCAGGCCGCCAGCGCCATCGGCGTTCCGGCGTCCGGTGGCGATCCTGTGAAGGGCAGCCTGCTGGAGACGATTTCGCTCGATCTGGCGCGCGACGACGTCTTCCCGCGCCGCCCGGTAGAAGCGCTGGACGGTCAGGACGATGATGAGGTGGTCGGCCTTCTTGTGAAAGCCGAGACTTACGCGCAGCGCCCCTCGCTCCCCGGCCGCGTCATCGAAACAGGCGCCTATAGCCGGATGCGCCAGCGGCAGACGAGCGACGCCGGCAGGGCGCTCTCTGCCCGTTTGAGCGCCCGGATTGCCGACCTCTCGGCATCGCTTTGCCAGCTCGACGCCATCACCGAGGGCCGCGCGGTTGAACTCGATGCCCTCATGTGCGACGGCGTCGCGAGCGGCCATGGCTATGGTGCGGTCGAATGCGCGCGGGGGCGGCTTTATCATGCCGCCCGGCTCGATGCCGAGGACCGCATCGCGCAATATCGCATCCTTGCGCCGACCGAATGGAATTTTCATCCCGCCGGGCCTTTCGTCGAAACGCTGCTTTCGACAAGAATAGGCGCGGGAGACATGGCCCGCCTGCGCATTGCCAAGCTGGCCGCGCTCTTCGACCCCTGCGTCGCATTTGACATCACGGTGAAGGAGATCGCCCATGCATGA
- a CDS encoding hydrogenase expression/formation protein HypC, whose amino-acid sequence MCIGIPMQVVISGPVEAVCERHGQTHTLSMMLIGEQPVGTWVLSHLGSAIRVLDEAEARAIDDALTGLSEAVEGRNFDALFADLINREPELPAHLRDM is encoded by the coding sequence ATGTGCATCGGTATCCCCATGCAGGTCGTCATCTCCGGCCCCGTCGAGGCCGTCTGCGAACGGCATGGGCAGACGCATACGCTTTCGATGATGCTGATCGGCGAGCAGCCTGTCGGCACCTGGGTCCTGTCACATCTCGGCTCCGCCATCCGCGTTCTGGACGAGGCGGAAGCCCGTGCGATCGATGACGCGCTCACCGGGCTTTCCGAGGCCGTCGAGGGCCGGAACTTCGATGCGCTCTTTGCCGATCTGATCAATCGCGAGCCCGAACTGCCGGCGCATCTGCGCGACATGTGA
- a CDS encoding hydrogenase-1 operon protein HyaF has product MKAGFWVAPEGEDTAMTVMPIGTEVPVAARKLSFLATATAEEMIHRCRDTAALLPKIADALERQKKGAPGQLYDITDYSEDDRMLITETLGEGEVSGVAVLANGITAQIQEALMAGVWRIRFTDAADRLVADYVEVASIPAVVAEACAALPSTLAYGQPPAGAMNVMPVLHEISGKMASHKLGDEAHTITFSLLPMSPQDMDFLQETLGAGPVQLTSRGYGTCRVLATGARNVWSVQFYNAMDTIILDTLEICTIPAVAIAAEEDFQDSAVRIREIEEAYFK; this is encoded by the coding sequence ATGAAGGCCGGGTTCTGGGTTGCCCCCGAGGGCGAAGACACTGCAATGACCGTGATGCCGATCGGCACCGAGGTTCCTGTTGCCGCGCGCAAGCTGAGCTTCCTGGCGACAGCCACGGCAGAAGAAATGATCCATCGCTGTCGCGACACGGCGGCCCTGCTGCCGAAGATCGCCGATGCGCTGGAGCGGCAGAAGAAGGGCGCGCCGGGCCAGCTCTACGACATCACCGACTATTCCGAAGACGACCGCATGCTCATCACCGAGACGCTGGGTGAGGGCGAGGTTTCGGGCGTTGCTGTTCTGGCGAATGGCATCACCGCGCAGATCCAGGAAGCGCTGATGGCCGGCGTCTGGCGCATTCGCTTCACTGACGCTGCCGACCGGCTCGTCGCCGACTATGTCGAGGTCGCCTCGATCCCCGCCGTTGTCGCCGAGGCCTGCGCAGCACTTCCGTCGACCCTCGCTTACGGTCAGCCGCCGGCGGGCGCGATGAATGTCATGCCGGTCCTGCATGAGATTTCCGGCAAGATGGCGTCGCACAAGCTTGGCGACGAGGCGCATACGATCACCTTCTCGCTGCTGCCGATGAGCCCGCAAGACATGGATTTCCTGCAGGAGACGCTGGGTGCGGGCCCGGTTCAGCTCACCTCGCGCGGCTATGGCACCTGCCGGGTGCTGGCGACGGGCGCACGCAATGTCTGGTCCGTGCAGTTCTATAATGCCATGGACACGATCATTCTCGACACGCTGGAGATCTGCACGATCCCGGCCGTGGCGATTGCGGCGGAAGAGGACTTCCAGGACAGCGCCGTGCGCATCCGCGAGATCGAGGAGGCCTATTTCAAATGA
- a CDS encoding hydrogenase nickel incorporation protein HypA/HybF gives MHEMSLMESVVEIACETAVNHGASGIRVIRLDVGRLSHVDPEALLFCYDAIRRGSLAEEAELEINRIAGEGWCLDCEKTVPLEERFGACPECGRSRVQMTAGDELKIRDLEVI, from the coding sequence ATGCATGAAATGTCGCTGATGGAAAGCGTCGTGGAGATCGCCTGCGAAACCGCCGTGAACCATGGCGCGAGTGGCATTCGCGTGATCCGGCTCGATGTCGGGCGTTTGAGCCATGTCGATCCGGAAGCGCTGCTATTCTGCTACGATGCGATCCGGCGCGGCAGTCTGGCGGAAGAGGCGGAACTCGAAATCAACCGCATCGCGGGTGAAGGCTGGTGCCTCGATTGCGAAAAGACGGTGCCTTTGGAGGAGCGTTTCGGGGCCTGTCCCGAATGCGGCCGCTCGCGCGTCCAGATGACGGCGGGCGACGAATTGAAGATCAGGGATTTGGAGGTGATCTGA
- a CDS encoding hydrogenase expression/formation protein HypD, with translation MKYIDEYRDGRLAKDIARQISEEVRPDASYHFMEFCGGHTHAISRYGLEDLLPDNVRMIHGPGCPVCVLPIGRLDAAIALAQRPEVTLCTYGDLMRVPGSNGSSLLKAKAAGADIRMVYSTLDALRIAEAEPHREVVFFAIGFETTTPPTALALRAAIDKGLENFSIYCNHVLTPAAIQTILASPEVAKLGTVKVDGFIGPAHVSTVIGTEPYDAFAENFRKPVVVAGFEPLDVIQAILMLVRQINEGRYVVENQYIRAVKPGGNRKAQAEVAEFFEQRESFEWRGLGDVPQGALRLREEYSHYDAEKRFGLVTPAAKDNPACDCGAILRGVKRPTDCKLFGTACTPDTPMGSCMVSSEGACAAHWTYGRFREHAKTKEVERSVA, from the coding sequence ATGAAATATATTGACGAATATCGCGACGGCCGGCTGGCCAAGGACATTGCGCGACAGATTTCGGAGGAGGTCCGCCCGGATGCGAGCTACCACTTCATGGAATTCTGCGGCGGCCACACGCATGCCATTTCCCGCTACGGGCTGGAGGACCTGCTGCCGGACAATGTGCGGATGATCCACGGGCCGGGCTGTCCCGTCTGCGTGCTGCCCATCGGGCGGCTCGATGCGGCGATTGCGCTCGCCCAGCGCCCCGAAGTCACGCTCTGCACCTATGGCGACCTGATGCGGGTTCCCGGCTCCAACGGGTCGAGCCTCCTGAAGGCCAAGGCCGCGGGTGCCGATATCCGCATGGTCTATTCGACGCTCGATGCGCTGCGCATTGCGGAAGCCGAGCCGCATCGCGAGGTCGTCTTCTTCGCCATCGGCTTCGAGACGACGACCCCGCCGACGGCGCTCGCTTTACGCGCCGCCATCGACAAGGGGCTCGAAAACTTCTCGATCTATTGCAACCACGTGCTGACGCCGGCGGCGATCCAGACCATCCTGGCAAGCCCGGAAGTGGCCAAGCTCGGTACGGTCAAGGTCGATGGCTTCATCGGCCCCGCCCACGTCTCCACCGTCATCGGCACCGAGCCCTATGACGCATTCGCGGAAAACTTCCGCAAGCCCGTCGTCGTCGCCGGTTTCGAGCCGCTCGACGTCATCCAGGCGATCCTCATGCTGGTGCGCCAGATCAATGAGGGGCGCTATGTGGTGGAGAACCAGTATATCCGTGCCGTGAAACCCGGGGGGAACCGCAAGGCGCAGGCGGAGGTCGCGGAGTTCTTCGAGCAGCGCGAGAGCTTCGAGTGGCGCGGGCTGGGCGACGTGCCGCAAGGCGCGCTGCGGCTGCGCGAGGAATATAGCCACTACGACGCCGAGAAGCGCTTCGGCCTCGTGACACCGGCGGCGAAGGACAATCCGGCCTGCGATTGCGGCGCGATCCTGCGCGGCGTGAAGCGGCCGACCGATTGCAAGCTTTTCGGCACGGCCTGTACGCCGGATACGCCCATGGGCTCCTGCATGGTCTCGTCCGAAGGGGCCTGTGCCGCGCACTGGACCTATGGCCGCTTCCGCGAGCACGCGAAGACCAAGGAAGTCGAAAGGAGCGTGGCATGA
- a CDS encoding hydrogenase-1 operon protein HyaE, producing the protein MPSALVRALSERMNLPLLDETNIDAFLAPAAEEVDHTIIFFTGDPKQRSETNDVAVVLPEILQTFQGRLRGGVVRRGHEDKLKARFHVVIMPSLVVTRRSDIMGILPKVRDWSEYLDSIGDWLEPGTEPMKTPAPQRVEITHGGVRIDA; encoded by the coding sequence ATGCCGTCAGCACTTGTCCGTGCGCTCAGCGAGCGCATGAATCTGCCGCTTCTGGACGAAACCAATATCGACGCCTTTCTGGCGCCCGCTGCGGAGGAGGTGGATCACACGATCATCTTCTTTACCGGTGATCCGAAGCAGCGCAGCGAAACGAATGACGTCGCCGTCGTGCTTCCGGAAATCCTCCAGACATTTCAAGGGCGTCTGCGCGGTGGCGTGGTGCGGCGCGGGCATGAGGACAAGCTGAAGGCGCGCTTCCATGTCGTCATCATGCCGAGCCTCGTCGTCACCCGCCGCAGCGACATCATGGGCATCCTGCCCAAGGTCCGCGACTGGTCGGAATATTTGGACAGCATCGGTGACTGGCTGGAGCCCGGCACAGAGCCGATGAAGACGCCCGCGCCGCAGCGGGTCGAGATTACACATGGTGGCGTGAGGATCGACGCATGA